The following proteins are co-located in the Candidatus Accumulibacter cognatus genome:
- a CDS encoding IS5 family transposase, with protein MAMRVNPETGEVGLKQRYRVTNWSEYDRALVNRGNLTIWFDDESLRDKWTPPPPVGRGTPGRYSDVAIQTCLTIKGLFQLPYRATEGLVRSLMGLCHLDLPVPDHSYLSRRAAEISVQIPRRPRQGPTHVVVDSTGLKIFGEGEWAEAGFREAPLHAAAAGRLCKADRGTVRQHGVGKRRTWRKIHLAVDETAKDIIGIEVTTAEWGDSEILPGLLDQVEGEIAQVSADGAYDSHGCHAAIAERGARATLPPREGAVAWGDHHPRDAILQEIEAKGSRGWKNESGYHRRSIAENRMYRLKQLGSSLYSRTFERQVTEAHVRAAILNTFTYLGMPASVRVGQIAPAA; from the coding sequence ATGGCGATGCGGGTGAACCCGGAGACGGGCGAGGTGGGGCTGAAGCAGCGGTATCGGGTGACGAACTGGTCGGAGTACGACCGAGCGCTGGTCAACCGCGGCAATCTGACGATCTGGTTCGACGATGAAAGCCTTCGGGACAAGTGGACGCCGCCGCCGCCGGTAGGGCGTGGCACCCCGGGGCGGTACTCGGACGTGGCGATCCAGACCTGCCTGACGATCAAGGGACTGTTTCAGTTGCCGTATCGGGCGACGGAAGGCTTGGTGAGGTCGCTGATGGGCCTGTGCCACCTGGATCTGCCGGTGCCCGACCACAGCTACCTGTCGCGACGGGCGGCGGAAATTTCGGTGCAGATTCCGCGGCGGCCGCGCCAGGGGCCGACGCATGTGGTGGTCGATTCGACCGGGCTGAAGATATTCGGTGAAGGCGAATGGGCGGAAGCGGGGTTTCGTGAAGCACCGCTTCACGCCGCTGCAGCCGGTCGGCTGTGCAAAGCCGACCGTGGGACGGTGCGCCAGCACGGGGTGGGCAAGCGGCGCACCTGGCGCAAGATCCATTTGGCCGTAGACGAAACTGCCAAGGACATCATCGGCATTGAAGTGACCACGGCCGAGTGGGGCGACAGCGAGATCCTGCCCGGTCTGCTCGACCAGGTCGAAGGCGAGATCGCCCAAGTCTCAGCCGATGGCGCCTACGACAGCCACGGCTGCCACGCGGCCATCGCCGAGCGGGGCGCTCGTGCCACCCTTCCCCCTCGGGAAGGGGCCGTCGCTTGGGGAGACCATCATCCCCGCGATGCGATCCTCCAGGAGATCGAAGCCAAGGGAAGCCGCGGCTGGAAGAACGAGAGCGGCTACCACCGGCGCAGCATCGCCGAGAACAGGATGTACCGGCTGAAGCAATTGGGTAGCAGCCTGTACTCCCGGACCTTCGAGCGGCAAGTCACTGAAGCTCATGTCCGGGCCGCGATCCTCAACACCTTTACCTATCTCGGCATGCCGGCATCTGTCCGGGTAGGGCAAATTGCGCCTGCTGCATGA
- a CDS encoding restriction endonuclease subunit S, with translation MRDATASWQKSPLGELADIAIGGTPSRDIENYWASDRIDGFPWVAISDLHGRIICETKEQITAAGVNNSNVKLVTAGTVLMSFKLSLGRVAFAGRDLFTNEAIAAFKSRGEVAEDFFFYVLPEAVRTSATDVAIKGATLNKESLKTLRISYPCKAVQERITAILSAIDTAIEKTEALIAKYQQIKAGLMHDLFTRGVLPNGQLRPPREQAPELYQETVIGWIPRDWQYELLDKLALRGSGHTPNKNFPEYWNGGVKWVSLADSHRLDQLYISDTELQISHKGIQNSSAVLYPAGIVVLSRDAGVGKSAITTEPMAVSQHFMCWKCDQKMDNHFLYYWLQFNKRTFENIAMGSTILTIGLGVGVV, from the coding sequence ATGCGTGACGCGACGGCTTCGTGGCAAAAGTCCCCTCTTGGAGAACTAGCTGACATTGCCATCGGTGGCACACCGTCCCGTGACATTGAGAACTACTGGGCGTCAGATCGTATCGACGGATTTCCGTGGGTAGCGATTTCTGATTTGCACGGCCGCATCATTTGCGAAACCAAGGAGCAGATTACTGCCGCTGGTGTTAACAACTCGAACGTAAAACTCGTGACTGCTGGCACGGTCTTGATGAGCTTCAAGCTTAGCCTTGGACGGGTTGCCTTTGCGGGCCGCGACTTATTTACAAATGAAGCAATCGCGGCATTCAAGTCACGCGGTGAAGTTGCTGAAGATTTCTTTTTTTACGTGTTGCCAGAGGCTGTCCGAACATCAGCAACTGATGTCGCAATCAAAGGCGCAACGCTAAACAAAGAGTCCTTAAAGACTCTTCGAATTTCTTATCCTTGCAAAGCCGTTCAGGAGCGGATCACCGCTATTCTTTCCGCCATCGACACCGCCATCGAAAAAACCGAAGCCCTGATCGCCAAATACCAGCAGATCAAGGCCGGACTGATGCACGACCTGTTCACCCGTGGTGTGCTGCCCAACGGCCAACTGCGCCCACCCCGCGAGCAGGCACCGGAGCTGTATCAGGAAACGGTGATTGGGTGGATTCCGAGGGATTGGCAATATGAATTACTGGACAAGCTCGCCTTGCGTGGCAGTGGTCACACGCCAAACAAGAATTTCCCCGAGTACTGGAATGGTGGAGTTAAATGGGTTTCTCTGGCCGACTCCCATCGCCTTGATCAGCTTTACATCTCGGACACTGAACTTCAGATCAGCCACAAAGGAATTCAGAATTCCTCCGCTGTTTTGTATCCGGCAGGCATCGTTGTTTTGTCTCGTGATGCTGGTGTCGGCAAAAGCGCGATCACCACAGAGCCTATGGCCGTTAGCCAGCACTTCATGTGCTGGAAGTGCGACCAAAAAATGGATAACCACTTCCTGTATTACTGGCTTCAATTTAATAAACGGACATTTGAAAATATCGCGATGGGCAGCACCATTCTTACGATTGGGTTGGGCGTTGGTGTAGTATAA
- a CDS encoding MarR family transcriptional regulator, whose amino-acid sequence MKRCVVGIRPPGVSDATVSGRQLPTVWFPSMATLAAVLSEDNRALLRLIRQAKPKTMTELAALSGRQVPNLSRTLRMMEGYGLVALTKNARQTRPTALATEFLVVLD is encoded by the coding sequence ATGAAGCGTTGCGTAGTCGGAATTCGCCCCCCTGGTGTGTCTGATGCCACGGTTTCAGGCAGGCAGCTGCCTACGGTCTGGTTCCCGTCGATGGCCACGCTGGCGGCGGTCTTGTCGGAGGACAACCGCGCTTTGCTGCGGCTGATCCGGCAGGCCAAGCCAAAGACCATGACCGAGCTGGCCGCGCTGTCGGGACGGCAGGTTCCCAACCTGTCGCGCACGCTGCGGATGATGGAGGGATACGGGCTGGTGGCTTTGACGAAAAATGCCCGGCAAACCCGCCCCACCGCGCTGGCCACCGAATTCCTGGTGGTGCTGGATTGA
- a CDS encoding Y-family DNA polymerase, which yields MSAPPQFALVDVNNFYVSCERVFQPKLENVPLVVLSNNDGCAVARSPEVKALGVTMGTPWFKMKDWAGQHGIRAFSSNYALYGDMSNRVVTILRDFTPDIEVYSVDESFLRIEAVAHLYGGASAMGQQMRERIKQWTGLPVCVGCGPTKTLAKLANHLAKKHGVFSGVCDLHSLSRPERLQWMHKIEVGEVWGIGRRLVTRLQAMDIYTVLDLRNASPKHLRTQFGVVMERTCSELRGISCLELEDIAPPKQQIMSSRSFGIPVESIAELGEAVSTHVARAAEKLRRQASVAAAVHVFVQTNRFRDDEPQYHAGRLVPLPEPSDDTLVLTRYALTGLKAIFKPGYRYKNAGIMLTLLSDKATRQGSLFDDPEARVRSARRMAALDAINRQFGRDTLRSGASGTARQWGMRSENRSPRYTTRWDELPEVS from the coding sequence GTGTCGGCCCCGCCGCAGTTCGCCCTGGTGGACGTGAACAACTTCTACGTTTCCTGCGAACGCGTCTTTCAACCGAAGCTGGAAAACGTCCCGCTGGTGGTGCTCTCCAACAACGATGGCTGTGCGGTCGCCCGCAGTCCCGAGGTCAAGGCGCTGGGCGTGACCATGGGAACGCCCTGGTTCAAGATGAAGGATTGGGCAGGTCAGCACGGCATTCGGGCCTTCTCCTCGAACTACGCCTTGTACGGTGACATGAGCAACCGGGTGGTCACCATCCTGCGGGACTTCACCCCGGATATCGAGGTCTACAGCGTCGACGAAAGCTTTCTGCGTATCGAAGCGGTCGCACACCTTTACGGTGGCGCCTCAGCCATGGGCCAGCAGATGCGTGAGCGGATCAAACAGTGGACAGGATTGCCCGTGTGTGTCGGATGTGGGCCGACCAAGACGCTGGCCAAACTGGCCAACCACCTCGCCAAGAAGCACGGCGTTTTCAGCGGCGTGTGTGATCTTCATTCGCTTTCTCGTCCTGAACGGCTGCAGTGGATGCATAAAATCGAGGTCGGTGAAGTTTGGGGGATAGGCCGGCGCCTCGTGACCCGCTTGCAAGCCATGGACATCTACACCGTGCTTGACCTGCGGAATGCCTCTCCGAAGCACCTCCGGACCCAGTTCGGGGTGGTGATGGAGCGTACGTGCAGCGAGCTGAGGGGCATTTCCTGCCTTGAACTGGAGGACATCGCTCCGCCCAAGCAACAGATCATGTCGTCGCGCAGCTTCGGCATCCCGGTCGAATCCATTGCCGAGCTGGGCGAGGCCGTGTCGACCCACGTTGCCAGAGCGGCCGAGAAACTGCGCCGGCAAGCCTCGGTAGCCGCCGCCGTCCACGTCTTCGTGCAGACCAATCGCTTCAGGGACGACGAGCCCCAATACCACGCGGGTCGCCTGGTGCCGCTCCCCGAACCCAGCGACGATACGCTGGTGCTGACCCGGTACGCGCTGACGGGGTTGAAGGCGATCTTCAAGCCGGGGTACCGATACAAGAACGCGGGGATCATGCTCACCCTTCTGTCGGACAAAGCCACGCGGCAGGGGTCCCTGTTTGATGATCCGGAAGCACGCGTTCGTTCGGCAAGACGAATGGCCGCGCTGGACGCGATCAACCGCCAATTCGGACGCGATACCTTGCGCTCGGGAGCCAGTGGTACGGCACGGCAGTGGGGGATGCGGTCGGAGAACCGGTCCCCGCGCTATACGACCCGGTGGGACGAGTTGCCGGAAGTGTCCTGA
- the umuD gene encoding translesion error-prone DNA polymerase V autoproteolytic subunit, which yields MNHLVRTLLQVPEIVEQNPCAAEIILFAHRISAGFPSPAADHAEEGLDLNDYLIRNKPATFMFTVRGDSMIGASIEDGDKVLVDRALTPKSHDIIVAVVDGEYTIKRLYRYRGRVELRPENPHYPPIILAEGEALQTWGVVVGVVRRYPVRG from the coding sequence ATGAACCACCTTGTACGAACATTGCTCCAGGTTCCGGAAATCGTCGAGCAGAATCCTTGTGCCGCGGAAATCATCCTGTTTGCTCACCGGATCTCCGCTGGATTTCCATCTCCGGCGGCAGACCATGCTGAAGAGGGGCTGGATCTCAACGACTATCTGATCCGTAACAAGCCCGCCACCTTCATGTTTACCGTGCGCGGCGACTCCATGATCGGCGCCAGTATCGAGGATGGAGACAAGGTGCTCGTCGACCGCGCTTTGACCCCGAAGAGTCACGACATCATCGTGGCCGTCGTGGACGGTGAATACACCATCAAACGCCTGTACCGATACCGAGGACGCGTCGAACTGCGCCCAGAAAACCCCCACTATCCACCTATCATCCTCGCAGAGGGCGAAGCACTGCAAACTTGGGGCGTCGTGGTGGGGGTCGTGCGCCGCTATCCCGTGCGGGGATAG
- a CDS encoding IS1182 family transposase produces MSHFIVTDRKTDYLLPPSLDDWLNEDHLARFIVEVIDSLDLSKLTRQYAGRGSKAYHPATLLAILVYGYATGIFSSRRLEQATYDSVAFRYIAAGSHPDHDSLATFRRRFLEELSDLFVQVLEMAREMKLLKLGNVCLDGTKIQANASRHRALSHGHIEKLEAQLKAEVQELFALAEQADQAEVPDGVSLPEEIKRREDRLVAMAAAKAKIAARAEERYQREKAQYDEKMARRKAKEEETGRKWGGRVPKAPEPGVRDSDQINLTDEESRIMPVAGGGFEQAYNAQAAVDPATLLVVAVGVTQAPNDKEQVEPMLATLQAQADGLGSVHGMIADTGFYSEKNIKACEAAGIVPLIAVARDEHHPDWRERHSEPAALPEHATPVQAMSHRLKTRAGRALYALRKQTVEPVFGIIKSVMGFRQFSLRGWQKVTGEWTLVCLAWNLKRMAKLRPQ; encoded by the coding sequence ATGTCCCATTTCATCGTCACCGATCGCAAGACCGACTACCTGCTGCCGCCGTCACTCGACGATTGGTTGAACGAGGATCATTTGGCGCGATTCATTGTGGAGGTGATCGACTCGCTTGATTTGTCGAAGCTGACGCGGCAGTACGCTGGACGGGGATCGAAGGCGTACCATCCGGCGACGCTGCTGGCCATTCTGGTCTATGGCTACGCGACGGGTATTTTCTCCAGCCGCAGGCTGGAGCAGGCGACCTACGATTCGGTCGCCTTTCGCTACATTGCCGCCGGCAGCCATCCCGATCACGACAGCCTGGCGACGTTCCGCCGGCGTTTTCTGGAGGAACTGAGCGACTTGTTCGTGCAGGTTCTGGAGATGGCCCGGGAGATGAAGCTGCTGAAACTGGGCAATGTCTGTCTTGACGGCACGAAGATTCAGGCCAACGCCTCCCGCCACCGTGCGCTTTCGCACGGCCACATCGAAAAGCTGGAAGCGCAACTCAAGGCGGAGGTGCAGGAACTGTTCGCGCTGGCCGAACAGGCGGATCAGGCGGAGGTTCCGGACGGCGTCAGCCTGCCGGAAGAAATCAAGCGCCGCGAAGATCGGCTGGTGGCGATGGCGGCGGCCAAGGCGAAGATTGCGGCGCGGGCCGAGGAGCGCTATCAGCGAGAGAAGGCGCAGTACGACGAGAAGATGGCGCGGCGCAAGGCGAAAGAAGAAGAGACCGGCAGGAAGTGGGGGGGCAGAGTGCCCAAAGCCCCCGAGCCCGGCGTACGGGACAGTGACCAGATCAATCTGACCGACGAAGAATCGCGCATCATGCCGGTGGCCGGTGGCGGCTTCGAGCAGGCGTACAACGCCCAGGCGGCGGTTGATCCCGCGACCCTGCTGGTGGTGGCGGTCGGCGTGACGCAAGCCCCCAACGACAAGGAGCAGGTCGAGCCGATGCTGGCGACGCTCCAGGCGCAGGCCGATGGGCTGGGTTCCGTGCACGGGATGATCGCCGACACGGGCTTCTACAGCGAGAAGAACATCAAGGCGTGCGAGGCGGCCGGCATCGTCCCCTTGATCGCGGTGGCGCGCGACGAGCACCATCCTGACTGGCGGGAGCGGCATAGCGAACCGGCCGCGCTACCGGAGCATGCGACACCCGTGCAGGCCATGTCGCATCGTTTGAAGACCAGAGCGGGGCGAGCGCTCTATGCGTTGCGCAAGCAGACCGTCGAGCCGGTCTTCGGCATCATCAAGTCGGTCATGGGCTTTCGCCAGTTTTCCTTGCGGGGTTGGCAGAAGGTCACCGGGGAATGGACGCTGGTCTGCCTGGCGTGGAATTTGAAGCGCATGGCCAAGTTGCGCCCGCAGTAG
- a CDS encoding trimeric intracellular cation channel family protein, with amino-acid sequence MVSDASPLSTAQFAIEAAAILAFAISGLLEAARKKLDAVGVCIVVGLSAFGGGTLRDILLDRRPFFWVEHSVWLWVLLTLSVLSMFFLQARHFALTERAMQWPDAIGLGLFTAGGTQLAIAASMPAIVAVLMGMITAVFGGVLRDIVCNEIPQAFRDHRPYAVCSFAGGWVVVAADQLGLTGWVGLLAGASLATVLRGLALVFDWRLPQWRAD; translated from the coding sequence ATGGTCTCCGACGCATCCCCCTTGTCGACAGCACAGTTTGCCATCGAGGCGGCAGCCATCCTCGCCTTTGCCATCTCCGGCCTGCTTGAGGCTGCGCGCAAGAAGTTGGACGCGGTGGGCGTCTGCATCGTAGTCGGGCTGAGCGCCTTCGGTGGCGGCACATTACGTGACATTCTGCTCGACCGCCGGCCCTTTTTTTGGGTCGAGCATTCTGTCTGGCTATGGGTCCTTCTCACCCTGTCGGTCCTGTCGATGTTCTTCCTGCAGGCGCGGCATTTCGCGCTGACCGAGCGCGCGATGCAGTGGCCCGATGCCATAGGACTCGGCTTATTTACCGCCGGTGGCACCCAACTCGCCATCGCGGCCAGCATGCCGGCCATCGTTGCCGTGCTGATGGGGATGATCACTGCGGTGTTCGGCGGCGTCCTGCGCGACATCGTCTGCAACGAAATCCCGCAGGCGTTCCGCGATCATCGACCTTATGCTGTATGTTCGTTTGCCGGCGGCTGGGTGGTGGTTGCTGCCGACCAGCTGGGCCTGACCGGCTGGGTGGGTCTGTTGGCCGGAGCGTCGCTTGCGACCGTCCTGCGCGGACTGGCTCTGGTATTCGATTGGCGGCTGCCGCAATGGCGGGCCGATTGA
- a CDS encoding DUF2789 domain-containing protein — MEAHLHTMSNLFAQLGLPADPTAIDDFISAHRPLGSGVALYRAPFWTATQRAFLKEEIIEDADWAGVIDELNARLS; from the coding sequence ATGGAAGCCCACCTACACACCATGAGCAACTTGTTTGCCCAGCTCGGATTACCGGCTGACCCGACGGCAATTGACGACTTCATCTCTGCACACCGCCCCCTCGGCAGCGGCGTTGCACTTTACCGCGCTCCGTTCTGGACGGCGACCCAGAGGGCCTTCCTCAAGGAGGAGATAATAGAGGACGCGGACTGGGCTGGCGTTATCGACGAGCTCAACGCTCGTCTGTCCTAG